In Nicotiana tabacum cultivar K326 chromosome 10, ASM71507v2, whole genome shotgun sequence, the DNA window TTCTGCAAAAGGttatttccacggctcgaactcatgacctcctagtcacatggcagcaactttaccgattacgccaaggctccccttcaataTGATCAATAATACAAAGAGTGTAAAATCAAGATTAGTACCTGTTTGAGATATCCTGCCCCGAAAGCTCGAGTAACTTTCAAGGAACCTTTCACTCTATCATTTTTAATCGCGAAAGGATCATCCAAATGCTCGCTTCTAATCCTAATTACTTCCTGCAATCATTCACAAGACAAGCACAACATAAACATATGAAACAGGCAAAAACTACAAATGTTTTTGTACAATTGCTTATGTAAATGGACTAAATTTTGTACCTCTTTAATCGATGTACTATGATCCTTAGTAAGTTGAGAAGGAACTAGACTATGTTTGCGATCAGATTCAGCTCGATAGAGTGCATCAATGCTATTTACACTCTGCTCATTTATCCTTCTCAACTTGCTAATAGAAATATCAGATTCCGGATTTTGAGCTAAAACAGCTCTACTATCTCCAACATTCAACAAATAAACATCCTGATCTTTAAGCAACATTACTAAAACACAAGATCCCATTAAAGCCAATTCAGGATTCTCCTTTACCATCATATCAGCAATCTCCAAATATGACGCCTCGGTTTTCCTTAACCCTTCAGATAAAGCCTTCAATACATCAGAATGGTCAACACCGAAAACCCCATCTAATTTCTCCTTCTGATCAAATTCTTGATTTTGAACAAAATGTTCCACCTTAAATCCCGAGTTTCTTAATGGAATTGTCTCGTTACTCGTCGAATTCTTGGGGGTTTCTAACTTATCATTCCATAGCAATCCCTTGAGTTCTTTATAGACATTTGAATAAAGATTATTCAACAGGAAATCAGTAGCATCAGGTCCATTAAATCCATCATAAATCCCAACAAAAACCCAACCATGTTCCTCAGAAATCACAACATGTACTCTGTCTTCCCCTGCTTTACCTTGAGCCCAATGCACATTTTGGCCTCTAAATGAGTCATTtccctcatcatcatcatcaaccaaaCTATTCTGACTACTCAAACTATTTCCAACATTACTATGATGACTATTACTCCCTTGAACATTaacttcattattattattattattatttttctcaaccaaattcattTCTTTATTAAACCTCAAAAAAGAATTTGACAACACTTTCTTTAAACTTCTAATTAAACCCCATTTCTTGGATTTGGGTTTGTACCTTTGGATATGATCATACTGGTTCTCCAACGGGCCCGAGGTGAAGCTCCGCTCAATCGGGCCTGACATGAATCCCCTCTCGATCGGGCCCGAGCTAGGGCCCATATTAGAAATACGGGCCGGAATCGGGCCTGAATGAATAGCAGAAGCTGCAAATGATGAACCTCTTGGGATTGGCTGAAGAGGAATGGATGAAAAAAACTGAGAACTCTCAAAAGCTGAAGCTTTATCAATATTATGATTGTAAGCAGAAAAGTCAACGATGGCCGTTGACAAAGGCGTTGAGGTGTTAGCAGAGATGGAGGCGCCGGAGATTGTACGGAACGCCGCCGTAGGGCAGCTGCTAGCGCTGGAAATAGTGGTGGTAGTGGAAGAAGAAGACGAATCATCGGAAAACAGGTGGGGTTTTGAATACGGGTCGGGTCGAATATAGCAAAAAGAATGACCCAAACCTTCATCAAGTGGATCAGTTATGTTCATAGCTATATCATGATGTCTTTTTGATATTTCTCCAACATCTCCCGCAAAACAAAGATTCAACTTTCTCACTCCGTTACCCATTTttgaacaaataaataaaaaatatttaaatacagAAATTTTTTACAGGTGATTGTTGTTCatcaaatattcacaacaacGGTGAGagaataataagaagaagaagaagaagaagaagaagaaagaagaaaattgtTTGAAAGTTCAGAGGAGGAAAAATGGCAAGAGGATTTAAATGGAGAAgaggaaagagaaagagttaaCTATtgatataagaaaaaaaaagtatgaataatattttaattgaatttgtttttttatttgatACTGGTTTGGGTGGGCAGTTcactaattttattttttaaaatatttattcttTGTTTATTTGGGTGGGGCGTTGACTTTTAATACTATAAGGTTTTGTttgattctttttgtttttattttgggcGGTGGCTGAGAACTGAGAAGTCAAGGGGTTTTGTTTTTGTgagagggggggaggggggggggtttAAGGAGTTTTAGGAGTTAAGGCTAAGGTATAAGCTAAAGCGTGTTTATTTCAGAAAGTCAAATGTAGCAACTTGAGGAATTTGAGAATATTGAATTTGAGGAATTTAAGAATATTGAATGGGGTCAAAGTAAAAGTTTAAATTTTATAACAGTAAAGAGAATAAAAGTCGCATGATAACTGAGAAATAATTtctcaagaaaaaaaaaggagaaataattttaggtgatatGTTTGCAAAAGAATGAATCTACCAGGTCAATTATAGTAGCGGAGTCATGATTTATAATAAGGAGAC includes these proteins:
- the LOC107825724 gene encoding putative protein phosphatase 2C 4; this translates as MGNGVRKLNLCFAGDVGEISKRHHDIAMNITDPLDEGLGHSFCYIRPDPYSKPHLFSDDSSSSSTTTTISSASSCPTAAFRTISGASISANTSTPLSTAIVDFSAYNHNIDKASAFESSQFFSSIPLQPIPRGSSFAASAIHSGPIPARISNMGPSSGPIERGFMSGPIERSFTSGPLENQYDHIQRYKPKSKKWGLIRSLKKVLSNSFLRFNKEMNLVEKNNNNNNNEVNVQGSNSHHSNVGNSLSSQNSLVDDDDEGNDSFRGQNVHWAQGKAGEDRVHVVISEEHGWVFVGIYDGFNGPDATDFLLNNLYSNVYKELKGLLWNDKLETPKNSTSNETIPLRNSGFKVEHFVQNQEFDQKEKLDGVFGVDHSDVLKALSEGLRKTEASYLEIADMMVKENPELALMGSCVLVMLLKDQDVYLLNVGDSRAVLAQNPESDISISKLRRINEQSVNSIDALYRAESDRKHSLVPSQLTKDHSTSIKEEVIRIRSEHLDDPFAIKNDRVKGSLKVTRAFGAGYLKQPKWNNALLEMFRINYIGNSPYINCLPSLYHHTLGSRDRFLILSSDGLYQYFTNEEAVSEVETFMSIFPEGDPAQHLVEEVLFRAAKKAGLNFHELLDIPQGDRRKYHDDVSIIILSFEGRIWKSSL